A window of Vicinamibacterales bacterium genomic DNA:
TAGTGTATGCCCGACATCCAATAGCTTCTTGAAGGCCCCGAGTAATTTGGCAATGTCGTCAAAGTGCAACCCAGTCGTAGGCTCGTCCAGTATGTAGAGCGTCCGATCACTACCCTGCCCTGTAAGATGCGAGGCGATTTTAATTCGTTGGGCCTCACCTCCCGACAAGGTCGTCGCCGGTTGCCCGAGACGAAGATAACTTAGACCAATTTCGTCCAGGACGCGGAGTCGGCGCAGTACCTTCGGAGAATTATTAAAAAAAGATAAAGCCTCGTGAACTGTCATATCCAGCACCTGATCGACTCGACGCCCACGATAAGTCACATCAAGCACCTCCGGCTTGAATCGCGCACCTTCGCATTCGTCGCAAGGAACAAAGACATCGGCCAGAAATTGCATCTCAACACGGATGACCCCTCCCCCCTCGCACACATCACAACGCCCGCCAGGTACATTAAAAGAAAAATGACTAGCGGTCAGACCCCTCACCTTGGCCTCCTTCGTTGATGCGAACAACTGCCGGATCGGATCGAATGCCTTGAGGTAGGTCACCGGATTGGACCGTGGGGATCGACCAATCGGCGCTTGATCCACAAGCGAAACATTACTGATCAGCTCTATGCCCTCAACTCGTTCATGCGCCCCCACCTTCTTGTCCCACCCGCCCTTTGCCTGCTTCACCGCCGCGTAGAGAACATCGTGGACAAGGGTCGATTTACCCGAACCACTGACGCCGGTTACACATGTCAGTGCGTTCAGCGGAATGTTGATATCGCGCAACTGTAGGTTGTGTTCGGTCGCGCCGATAACTCGAATTTGCTGTCCCGTTAGCTTTCGTCGCTTCGTGGGCAACGGAATGACTAAATCATCACGAAGATACTTCGCTGTTAACGATCGTGGCTCTTTGAGAAGTGGCCCGTATTCACCCGCGTAGACGACCCGTCCTCCCTGTTCACCAGCCCCCAGTCCAAGATCAACAATATAGTCAGCAGTCCGCATCATCTCAGCATCGTGCTCGACCACAACAACGGTATTTCCTTGGTCGCGAAGTTGCTGGAGGATGCCAATCAACCGCTGATTGTCCCGAGGGTGAAGCCCAATCGACGGTTCGTCGAGCACGTATAACGTGCCAACAAGCGCTGAGCCTAACGAAGTCGCTAAATTGATACGCTGGGTCTCACCTCCAGAAAGTGTGGACGAAACTCGATCCAGGGTCAGGTAGTCCAAACCAACATCACGTAGAAAAGTCAGCCGTTTTCGAATCTCAGCAAGAATCTTCTCAGCGATCCGCGCTTCGCGAACGTCAAGTTGAAGTGCCTCAAAAAATTCCGCTGCGGCCTGAACGGTCAATGCACACACTGTATCGATCGTCCGACCACCAACGTAAACGTCGCGCGCTTCCTGGCGTAGGCGGGCACCCTGACAATCGGGACAGGTGAGATAACTCCGGTAGCGACTCAGAAAGACGCGAATATTTACCTTGTATTTCTTCCGCTCGAGCCAGCGAAAAAAGCCACGGACCCCCACGTACTCCCCATCGCCATCAACAACGAACGTCCGTTCATCGTTACTTAGTTCCTCCCACGGTACGTCAAGACGGATTCGTTTCGTGCGCGCTGCCCGTTTTAGGTCAGCCAGTCTTGACCGATAATGCGGCTTGGTCCATGGCTCGATGGCACCCTGCTCAATTGACAGTTCTGGCTTAGGAATGACTAGTCCTAAATCAAGTTCGATCACATTGCCAAACCCGTTGCAGGTAGGACACGCCCCAAAAGGATTGTTAAATGAAAACAGCCGTGGTTGTGGGAGTTCATACGGGATGGCGCAGGTGCGGCATTCAAAGCGTTCACTGAAAACAGGCCGGGAGATTTCGTTGCCCTCCTCAGAAAGCTGAATTGCGAATGCGCTACCCCCGCCTTCCAGATAGGCAACCTCAATCGAATCTGTTAACCGCGCCAGAAGACCTGGTGCTACCTTGACCCGGTCAACCAACACATCCAGACAGGAACGATCGACGAGCGACTCGTAGTCAACATCATCAAACCCCACGACCTGGCCATCAACGTAAAGTCGGCCAAAACCCCGTCGTCGCAGCGCTTCGATCGTCGCCGGCACCGCCCCGACCAACTCACCATGCTCATTTGAGGGCCCCTCTGAAACATCGCCTCCCCCGTTACCTTCACCACCGTTCACAACGACCGCATCAAGCCCGTAGACCACCGGCATTTCGAAACCAAGCAGTAAACGCGTACCTTCTGGAAGTCCACTGAGTTGCTTAGCCACAAGCTCGGCCGTTTCGCGAATTACGTTACGGCGACATTGCCGGCAGATGGTCAAGCCTACTCGCGCCCACAGAAGGCGGAGATAGTCTTGAATTTCGGTAGTGGTACCCACCGTTGACCGAGGGTTCCGGACGCTATTTTTCTGGCGAATGGCGATTGCTGGGGCGATGCCGTCAATCCGATCGACATCGGGCTTTTCCATCCGCTCAAGGAACTGACGGGCATAGGCTGACAGTGACTCAACATAGCGTCGCTGCCCCTCAGCGTAGAGCGTGTCAAACGCAAGCGACGATTTACCCGAACCACTCACGCCCGTAACAACAATAAGCTGGTTGGCAGGGAGCGTTAGGTCAATACCCTTCAGGTTATGCGTACGTGCGCCGCTGATGACAATCTGACCGTCCTGGTCTGTAGCGGGCTCGGACATCTCTGGGGGCACGGTGCTCAATTTCTCTAAGTATCGAACAGGCCATCCTAGACCAGCCCAGAGAGAACTGCAACCGAACAACACCCGCACAGACTGTCAGGAATTAAACGCCGCCTTTAAGAAACCCAGATGGGGAAAAATGAAACGCACTAACGTACGCCTGTACCATCGAGGCGGTTTCTCATCATCTAGTAATTCATCCAGCAGCGTGCGCTCAAGAGACCGCTGGATGTGTGCTACCATCCCTGGTCGTACCGATCGCTGTACGCCACACAAAGACACGGTTCTCCTGGGCCGGCGTAGCTCAGTTGGTAGAGCAGCTGATTCGTAATCAGCAGGTCAGCGGTTCGAGTCCGCTCGCCGGCTCCAGTTTCTCTCTATAAACACAGACTGTTTCTTGATCTAGCGTTGACGGCGACCCGCCGGCTTCGCCAATTGATGTCACATCTTGCAGAAATCCCATCGTGGCCGAGGACATTCGGTCGGCGGTGCGAAGGACTAGAGTCTCCAATTCACCGGTGGGAAATGCCGAAGCGGTATTGCACCACTAAAAGCCCCCGCTCAGACGCCAGGCAACATTCCGAACGAGGTTGTGTCGCAGGATTCCATCCCCTTTACC
This region includes:
- the uvrA gene encoding excinuclease ABC subunit UvrA yields the protein MPPEMSEPATDQDGQIVISGARTHNLKGIDLTLPANQLIVVTGVSGSGKSSLAFDTLYAEGQRRYVESLSAYARQFLERMEKPDVDRIDGIAPAIAIRQKNSVRNPRSTVGTTTEIQDYLRLLWARVGLTICRQCRRNVIRETAELVAKQLSGLPEGTRLLLGFEMPVVYGLDAVVVNGGEGNGGGDVSEGPSNEHGELVGAVPATIEALRRRGFGRLYVDGQVVGFDDVDYESLVDRSCLDVLVDRVKVAPGLLARLTDSIEVAYLEGGGSAFAIQLSEEGNEISRPVFSERFECRTCAIPYELPQPRLFSFNNPFGACPTCNGFGNVIELDLGLVIPKPELSIEQGAIEPWTKPHYRSRLADLKRAARTKRIRLDVPWEELSNDERTFVVDGDGEYVGVRGFFRWLERKKYKVNIRVFLSRYRSYLTCPDCQGARLRQEARDVYVGGRTIDTVCALTVQAAAEFFEALQLDVREARIAEKILAEIRKRLTFLRDVGLDYLTLDRVSSTLSGGETQRINLATSLGSALVGTLYVLDEPSIGLHPRDNQRLIGILQQLRDQGNTVVVVEHDAEMMRTADYIVDLGLGAGEQGGRVVYAGEYGPLLKEPRSLTAKYLRDDLVIPLPTKRRKLTGQQIRVIGATEHNLQLRDINIPLNALTCVTGVSGSGKSTLVHDVLYAAVKQAKGGWDKKVGAHERVEGIELISNVSLVDQAPIGRSPRSNPVTYLKAFDPIRQLFASTKEAKVRGLTASHFSFNVPGGRCDVCEGGGVIRVEMQFLADVFVPCDECEGARFKPEVLDVTYRGRRVDQVLDMTVHEALSFFNNSPKVLRRLRVLDEIGLSYLRLGQPATTLSGGEAQRIKIASHLTGQGSDRTLYILDEPTTGLHFDDIAKLLGAFKKLLDVGHTLLVIEHNLDVVKTADWVIDLGPEGGHEGGRLVAAGTPEQVAQVQESYTGRHLRDVLGSGRSNAYAT